In Pan troglodytes isolate AG18354 chromosome 21, NHGRI_mPanTro3-v2.0_pri, whole genome shotgun sequence, one genomic interval encodes:
- the SIGLEC1 gene encoding sialoadhesin isoform X2: protein MGFLPKLLLLASFFPAGQASWGVSSPQDVQGVKGSCLLIPCIFSFPADVEVPDGITTIWYYDYSGQRQVVSHSADPKLVEARFRGRTEFMGNPEHRVCNLLLKDLQPEDSGSYNFRFEITEVNRWSDVKGTLVTVTEEPRVPTIASPVELLEGTEVDFNCSTPYACLQEQVRLQWQGQDPARSVTFNSQKFEPTGVGHLETLHMAMSWQDHGRILRCQLSVANHRAQSEIHLQVKYAPKGVKILLSPSGRNILPGELVTLTCQVNSSYPAVSSIKWFKDGVRLQTKTGVLHLPQAAWSDAGVYTCQAENGVGSLVSPPISLHIFMAEVQVSPAGPILENQTVTLVCNTPNEAPSDLRYSWYKNHVLLEDAHSHTLRLHLATRADTGFYFCEVQNVHGSERSGPVSVVVNHPPLTPVLTAFLETQAGLVGILHCSVVSEPLATLVLSHGGHILASTSGDSDHSPRFSGTSGPNSLRLEIRDLEETDSGEYKCSATNSLGNATSTLDFHANAARLLISPAAEVVEGQAVTLSCRSGLSPTPDARFSWYLNGALLHEGPGSSLLLPAASSADAGSYHCRARDGHSASGPSSPAVLTVLYPPRQPTFTTRLDLDAAGAGAGRRGLLLCRVDSDPPARLQLLHKDRVVATSLLSGGGCSTCGGCSPRMKVTKAPNLLRVEIHNPLLEEEGLYLCEASNALGNASTSATFNGQATVLVIAPSHTLQEGTEANLTCNVSREAAGSPANFSWFRNGALWAQGPLETVTLLPVARTDAALYACRILTEAGAQLSTPVLLSVLYPPDPPKLSALLDMGQGHMALFICTVDSRPLALLALFHGEHLLATSLGPQVPSHGRFQAKAEANSLKLEVRELGLGDSGSYRCEATNVLGSSNTSLFFQVRGAWVQVSPSPELQEGQAVVLSCQVPTGVPEGTSYRWYRDGQPLQESTSATLRFAAITLTQAGAYHCQAQAPGSATTSLAAPISLHVSYAPRHVTLTTLMDTGPGRLGLLLCRVDSDPPAQLRLLHGDRLVASTLRGVGGPEGSSPRLQVAVAPNTLRLEIHGAMLEDEGVYICEASNTLGQASASADFDAQAVNVQVWPGATVQEGQLVNLTCLVWTTHPAQLTYTWYQDGQQRLDAHSIPLPNVTVRDATSYRCGVGPPGQAPRLSRPITLDVLYAPRNLRLTYLLESHGGQLALLLCTVDSRPPAQLALSHAGRLLASSTAASVPNTLRLELREPQPSDEGFYSCSARSPLGQANTSLELRLEGVRVILAPEATVPEGAPITVTCEDPAARAPTLYTWYHNGRWLQEGPAASLSFLVATRAHAGAYSCQAQDAQGTRSSRPAALQVLYAPQDAVLSSFRDSRARSMAVIQCTVDSEPPAELALSHDGKVLATSSGVHSLASGTGHVQVARNALRLQVQDVPAGDDTYVCTAQNLLGSISTIGRLQVEGARVVAEPGLDVPEGAALNLSCRLLGGPGPVGNSTFAWFWNDRRLHAEPLPTLAFTHVARAQAGMYHCLAELPTGAAASAPVMLRVLYPPKTPTMMVFVEPEGGLRGILDCRVDSEPLASLTLHLGSRLVASSQPQGAPAEPHIHVLASPNALRVDIEALRPSDQGEYVCSASNVLGSASTSTYFGVRALHRLHQFQQLLWVLGLLVGLLLLLLGLGACYTWSSLILMQPHVRPQPVPHPWADQWCCLPSGGESGQHL, encoded by the exons AGGAGCCcagggtgcccaccattgcctcCCCGGTGGAGCTTCTCGAAGGCACAGAGGTGGACTTCAACTGCTCCACTCCCTACGCATGCCTGCAGGAGCAGGTCAGACTGCAGTGGCAAGGCCAGGACCCTGCTCGCTCTGTCACCTTCAACAGCCAGAAGTTTGAGCCCACCGGCGTCGGCCACCTGGAGACCCTCCACATGGCCATGTCCTGGCAGGACCACGGCCGGATCCTGCGCTGCCAGCTCTCCGTGGCCAATCACAGGGCTCAGAGCGAGATTCACCTCCAAGTGAAGT ATGCCCCCAAGGGTGTGAAGATCCTCCTCAGCCCCTCGGGGAGGAACATCCTTCCAGGTGAGCTGGTCACACTCACCTGCCAGGTGAACAGCAGCTACCCTGCAGTCAGTTCCATTAAGTGGTTCAAGGATGGGGTACGCCTCCAAACCAAgactggtgtgctgcacctgccCCAGGCAGCCTGGAGCGATGCTGGCGTCTACACCTGCCAAGCTGAGAATGGCGTGGGCTCTTTGGTCTCACCCCCCATCAGCCTCCACATCTTCA TGGCTGAGGTCCAGGTGAGCCCAGCAGGTCCCATCCTGGAGAACCAGACAGTGACACTAGTCTGCAACACACCCAACGAGGCACCCAGCGATCTCCGCTACAGCTGGTACAAGAACCATGTCCTGCTGGAGGATGCCCACTCCCATACCCTCCGGCTGCACTTGGCCACTAGGGCTGATACTGGCTTCTACTTCTGTGAGGTGCAGAACGTCCATGGCAGCGAGCGCTCGGGCCCTGTCAGCGTGGTAGTCAACC ACCCGCCTCTCACCCCAGTCCTGACAGCCTTCCTGGAGACCCAGGCAGGACTTGTGGGCATCCTTCACTGCTCTGTGGTCAGTGAGCCCCTGGCCACACTGGTGCTGTCACATGGGGGTCATATCCTGGCCTCCACCTCCGGGGACAGTGATCACAGCCCACGCTTCAGTGGTACCTCTGGTCCCAACTCCCTGCGCCTGGAGATCCGAGACCTGGAGGAAACTGACAGTGGGGAGTACAAGTGCTCAGCCACCAACTCCCTTGGAAATGCAACCTCCACCCTGGACTTCCATGCCAATG CCGCCCGTCTCCTCATCAGCCCGGCAGCCGAGGTGGTGGAAGGACAGGCAGTGACACTGAGCTGCAGAAGCGGCCTGAGCCCCACACCTGATGCCCGCTTCTCCTGGTACCTGAATGGAGCCCTGCTTCACGAGGGTCCCGGCAGCAGCCTCCTGCTCCCCGCGGCCTCCAGCGCTGACGCCGGCTCATACCACTGCCGGGCCCGGGACGGCCACAGTGCCAGTGGCCCCTCTTCGCCAGCTGTTCTCACTGTGCTCT ACCCCCCTCGACAACCAACATTCACCACCAGGCTGGACCTTGATGCCGCTGGGGCCGGGGCTGGACGGCGAGGCCTCCTTTTGTGCCGTGTGGACAGCGACCCCCCCGCCAGGCTGCAGCTGCTCCACAAGGACCGTGTTGTGGCCACTTCCCTGCTGTCAGGGGGTGGCTGCAGCACCTGTGGGGGCTGTTCCCCACGCATGAAGGTCACCAAAGCCCCCAACTTGCTGCGTGTGGAGATTCACAACCCTTTGCTGGAAGAGGAGGGCTTGTACCTCTGTGAGGCCAGCAATGCCCTGGGCAACGCCTCCACCTCAGCCACCTTCAATGGCCAGG CCACTGTCCTGGTCATTGCACCATCACACACGCTTCAGGAGGGCACAGAAGCCAACTTGACTTGCAACGTGAGCCGGGAAGCTGCTGGCAGCCCTGCTAACTTCTCCTGGTTCCGAAATGGGGCGCTgtgggcccagggtcccctggAGACCGTGACACTGCTGCCCGTGGCCAGAACTGATGCTGCCCTTTACGCCTGCCGCATCCTGACTGAGGCTGGTGCCCAGCTCTCCACTCCCGTGCTCCTGAGTGTACTCT ATCCCCCGGACCCTCCAAAGCTGTCAGCCCTCCTAGACATGGGCCAGGGCCACATGGCTCTGTTCATCTGCACTGTGGACAGCCGCCCCCTGGCCTTGCTGGCCCTGTTCCATGGGGAGCACCTCCTGGCCACCAGCCTGGGTCCCCAGGTCCCATCCCACGGTCGGTTCCAGGCTAAGGCTGAGGCCAACTCCCTGAAGTTAGAGGTCCGAGAACTGGGCCTTGGGGACTCTGGCAGCTACCGCTGTGAGGCCACAAATGTTCTTGGATCATCCAACACCTCACTCTTCTTCCAGGTCCGAG GAGCCTGGGTCCAGGTGTCACCATCACCTGAGCTCCAAGAGGGCCAGGCTGTGGTCCTGAGCTGCCAGGTACCCACAGGAGTCCCAGAGGGGACCTCATATCGTTGGTATCGGGATGGCCAGCCCCTCCAGGAGTCGACCTCGGCCACGCTCCGCTTTGCAGCCATAACTTTGACACAAGCTGGGGCCTATCATTGCCAAGCCCAGGCCCCAGGCTCAGCCACCACGAGCCTAGCTGCACCCATCAGCCTCCACGTGTCCT ATGCCCCACGCCACGTCACACTCACTACCCTGATGGACACAGGCCCTGGGCGACTGGGCCTCCTCCTGTGCCGTGTGGACAGTGACCCTCCGGCCCAGCTGCGGCTGCTCCACGGGGACCGCCTTGTGGCCTCCACCCTACGAGGTGTGGGGGGACCCGAAGGCAGCTCTCCCAGGCTGCAGGTGGCTGTGGCCCCCAACACACTGCGTCTGGAGATCCACGGGGCAATGCTGGAGGATGAGGGTGTCTATATCTGTGAGGCCTCCAACACCCTGGGCCAGGCCTCGGCCTCAGCTGACTTCGACGCTCAag ctgTGAATGTGCAGGTGTGGCCCGGGGCTACCGTGCAGGAGGGGCAGCTGGTGAACCTGACCTGCCTTGTGTGGACCACTCACCCGGCCCAGCTCACCTACACATGGTACCAGGATGGGCAGCAGCGCCTGGATGCCCACTCCATCCCCCTGCCCAACGTCACAGTCAGGGATGCCACCTCCTACCGCTGTGGTGTGGGCCCCCCTGGTCAGGCACCCCGCCTATCCAGACCTATCACCTTGGACGTCCTCT ACGCGCCCCGCAACCTGCGCCTGACCTACCTCCTGGAGAGCCATGGTGGGCAGCTGGCCCTGCTACTGTGCACTGTGGACAGCCGCCCACCTGCCCAGCTGGCCCTCAGCCACGCCGGTCGCCTCTTGGCCTCCTCGACAGCAGCCTCTGTCCCCAACACCCTGCGCCTGGAGCTGCGGGAGCCACAGCCCAGTGACGAGGGTTTCTACAGCTGCTCTGCCCGCAGCCCTCTGGGCCAGGCCAACACGTCCCTGGAGCTGCGGCTGGAGG GTGTGCGGGTGATCCTGGCTCCAGAGGCTACCGTGCCTGAAGGTGCCCCCATCACAGTGACCTGTGAGGACCCTGCTGCCCGCGCACCCACCCTCTATACCTGGTACCACAATGGTCGTTGGCTGCAGGAGGGTCCAGCTGCCTCACTCTCATTCCTGGTGGCCACGCGGGCTCATGCAGGCGCCTACTCTTGCCAGGCCCAGGATGCCCAGGGCACCCGCAGCTCCCGTCCTGCTGCCCTGCAAGTCCTCT ATGCCCCTCAGGACGCTGTCCTGTCCTCCTTCCGGGACTCCAGGGCCAGATCCATGGCTGTGATACAGTGCACTGTGGACAGTGAGCCACCTGCTGAGCTGGCCCTATCTCATGATGGCAAGGTGCTGGCCACGAGCAGTGGGGTCCACAGCTTGGCATCAGGGACAGGCCATGTCCAGGTGGCCCGAAACGCCCTACGGCTGCAGGTGCAAGATGTGCCTGCAGGTGATGACACCTATGTTTGCACAGCCCAAAACTTGCTGGGCTCAATCAGCACCATCGGGCGGTTGCAGGTAGAAG GTGCACGCGTGGTGGCAGAGCCTGGCCTGGACGTGCCTGAGGGCGCTGCCCTGAACCTCAGCTGCCGCCTCCTGGGTGGCCCTGGGCCTGTGGGCAACTCCACCTTTGCATGGTTCTGGAATGACCGGCGGCTGCACGCGGAGCCTCTGCCCACTCTCGCCTTCACCCACGTGGCTCGTGCTCAAGCTGGGATGTACCACTGCCTGGCTGAGCTCcccactggggctgctgcctctgCTCCAGTCATGCTCCGTGTGCTCT aCCCTCCCAAGACGCCCACCATGATGGTCTTCGTGGAGCCTGAGGGTGGCCTCCGGGGCATCCTGGATTGCCGAGTGGACAGCGAGCCGCTCGCCAGCCTGACTCTCCACCTTGGCAGTCGACTGGTGGCCTCCAGTCAGCCCCAGGGTGCTCCTGCAGAGCCACACATCCATGTCCTGGCTTCCCCCAATGCCCTGAGGGTGGACATCGAGGCGCTGAGGCCCAGCGACCAAGGGGAATACGTGTGTTCTGCCTCAAATGTCCTGGGCTCTGCCTCTACCTCCACCTACTTTGGGGTcagag CCCTGCACCGCCTGCATCAGTTCCAGCAGCTGCTCTGGGTCCTGGGACTGCTGGTGGGCCTCCTGCTCCTGCTGTTGGGCCTGGGGGCCTGCTACACCTGGAG CTCATTGATCCTGATGCAGCCACATGTGAGACCTCAACCTGTGCCCCACCCTTGGGCTGACCAGTGGTGTTGCCTGCCCTCCGGAGGAGAAAGTGGCCAGCATCTGTGA
- the SIGLEC1 gene encoding sialoadhesin isoform X1, with protein sequence MGFLPKLLLLASFFPAGQASWGVSSPQDVQGVKGSCLLIPCIFSFPADVEVPDGITTIWYYDYSGQRQVVSHSADPKLVEARFRGRTEFMGNPEHRVCNLLLKDLQPEDSGSYNFRFEITEVNRWSDVKGTLVTVTEEPRVPTIASPVELLEGTEVDFNCSTPYACLQEQVRLQWQGQDPARSVTFNSQKFEPTGVGHLETLHMAMSWQDHGRILRCQLSVANHRAQSEIHLQVKYAPKGVKILLSPSGRNILPGELVTLTCQVNSSYPAVSSIKWFKDGVRLQTKTGVLHLPQAAWSDAGVYTCQAENGVGSLVSPPISLHIFMAEVQVSPAGPILENQTVTLVCNTPNEAPSDLRYSWYKNHVLLEDAHSHTLRLHLATRADTGFYFCEVQNVHGSERSGPVSVVVNHPPLTPVLTAFLETQAGLVGILHCSVVSEPLATLVLSHGGHILASTSGDSDHSPRFSGTSGPNSLRLEIRDLEETDSGEYKCSATNSLGNATSTLDFHANAARLLISPAAEVVEGQAVTLSCRSGLSPTPDARFSWYLNGALLHEGPGSSLLLPAASSADAGSYHCRARDGHSASGPSSPAVLTVLYPPRQPTFTTRLDLDAAGAGAGRRGLLLCRVDSDPPARLQLLHKDRVVATSLLSGGGCSTCGGCSPRMKVTKAPNLLRVEIHNPLLEEEGLYLCEASNALGNASTSATFNGQATVLVIAPSHTLQEGTEANLTCNVSREAAGSPANFSWFRNGALWAQGPLETVTLLPVARTDAALYACRILTEAGAQLSTPVLLSVLYPPDPPKLSALLDMGQGHMALFICTVDSRPLALLALFHGEHLLATSLGPQVPSHGRFQAKAEANSLKLEVRELGLGDSGSYRCEATNVLGSSNTSLFFQVRGAWVQVSPSPELQEGQAVVLSCQVPTGVPEGTSYRWYRDGQPLQESTSATLRFAAITLTQAGAYHCQAQAPGSATTSLAAPISLHVSYAPRHVTLTTLMDTGPGRLGLLLCRVDSDPPAQLRLLHGDRLVASTLRGVGGPEGSSPRLQVAVAPNTLRLEIHGAMLEDEGVYICEASNTLGQASASADFDAQAVNVQVWPGATVQEGQLVNLTCLVWTTHPAQLTYTWYQDGQQRLDAHSIPLPNVTVRDATSYRCGVGPPGQAPRLSRPITLDVLYAPRNLRLTYLLESHGGQLALLLCTVDSRPPAQLALSHAGRLLASSTAASVPNTLRLELREPQPSDEGFYSCSARSPLGQANTSLELRLEGVRVILAPEATVPEGAPITVTCEDPAARAPTLYTWYHNGRWLQEGPAASLSFLVATRAHAGAYSCQAQDAQGTRSSRPAALQVLYAPQDAVLSSFRDSRARSMAVIQCTVDSEPPAELALSHDGKVLATSSGVHSLASGTGHVQVARNALRLQVQDVPAGDDTYVCTAQNLLGSISTIGRLQVEGARVVAEPGLDVPEGAALNLSCRLLGGPGPVGNSTFAWFWNDRRLHAEPLPTLAFTHVARAQAGMYHCLAELPTGAAASAPVMLRVLYPPKTPTMMVFVEPEGGLRGILDCRVDSEPLASLTLHLGSRLVASSQPQGAPAEPHIHVLASPNALRVDIEALRPSDQGEYVCSASNVLGSASTSTYFGVRALHRLHQFQQLLWVLGLLVGLLLLLLGLGACYTWRRRRVCKQSMGENSVEMAFQKETTQLIDPDAATCETSTCAPPLG encoded by the exons AGGAGCCcagggtgcccaccattgcctcCCCGGTGGAGCTTCTCGAAGGCACAGAGGTGGACTTCAACTGCTCCACTCCCTACGCATGCCTGCAGGAGCAGGTCAGACTGCAGTGGCAAGGCCAGGACCCTGCTCGCTCTGTCACCTTCAACAGCCAGAAGTTTGAGCCCACCGGCGTCGGCCACCTGGAGACCCTCCACATGGCCATGTCCTGGCAGGACCACGGCCGGATCCTGCGCTGCCAGCTCTCCGTGGCCAATCACAGGGCTCAGAGCGAGATTCACCTCCAAGTGAAGT ATGCCCCCAAGGGTGTGAAGATCCTCCTCAGCCCCTCGGGGAGGAACATCCTTCCAGGTGAGCTGGTCACACTCACCTGCCAGGTGAACAGCAGCTACCCTGCAGTCAGTTCCATTAAGTGGTTCAAGGATGGGGTACGCCTCCAAACCAAgactggtgtgctgcacctgccCCAGGCAGCCTGGAGCGATGCTGGCGTCTACACCTGCCAAGCTGAGAATGGCGTGGGCTCTTTGGTCTCACCCCCCATCAGCCTCCACATCTTCA TGGCTGAGGTCCAGGTGAGCCCAGCAGGTCCCATCCTGGAGAACCAGACAGTGACACTAGTCTGCAACACACCCAACGAGGCACCCAGCGATCTCCGCTACAGCTGGTACAAGAACCATGTCCTGCTGGAGGATGCCCACTCCCATACCCTCCGGCTGCACTTGGCCACTAGGGCTGATACTGGCTTCTACTTCTGTGAGGTGCAGAACGTCCATGGCAGCGAGCGCTCGGGCCCTGTCAGCGTGGTAGTCAACC ACCCGCCTCTCACCCCAGTCCTGACAGCCTTCCTGGAGACCCAGGCAGGACTTGTGGGCATCCTTCACTGCTCTGTGGTCAGTGAGCCCCTGGCCACACTGGTGCTGTCACATGGGGGTCATATCCTGGCCTCCACCTCCGGGGACAGTGATCACAGCCCACGCTTCAGTGGTACCTCTGGTCCCAACTCCCTGCGCCTGGAGATCCGAGACCTGGAGGAAACTGACAGTGGGGAGTACAAGTGCTCAGCCACCAACTCCCTTGGAAATGCAACCTCCACCCTGGACTTCCATGCCAATG CCGCCCGTCTCCTCATCAGCCCGGCAGCCGAGGTGGTGGAAGGACAGGCAGTGACACTGAGCTGCAGAAGCGGCCTGAGCCCCACACCTGATGCCCGCTTCTCCTGGTACCTGAATGGAGCCCTGCTTCACGAGGGTCCCGGCAGCAGCCTCCTGCTCCCCGCGGCCTCCAGCGCTGACGCCGGCTCATACCACTGCCGGGCCCGGGACGGCCACAGTGCCAGTGGCCCCTCTTCGCCAGCTGTTCTCACTGTGCTCT ACCCCCCTCGACAACCAACATTCACCACCAGGCTGGACCTTGATGCCGCTGGGGCCGGGGCTGGACGGCGAGGCCTCCTTTTGTGCCGTGTGGACAGCGACCCCCCCGCCAGGCTGCAGCTGCTCCACAAGGACCGTGTTGTGGCCACTTCCCTGCTGTCAGGGGGTGGCTGCAGCACCTGTGGGGGCTGTTCCCCACGCATGAAGGTCACCAAAGCCCCCAACTTGCTGCGTGTGGAGATTCACAACCCTTTGCTGGAAGAGGAGGGCTTGTACCTCTGTGAGGCCAGCAATGCCCTGGGCAACGCCTCCACCTCAGCCACCTTCAATGGCCAGG CCACTGTCCTGGTCATTGCACCATCACACACGCTTCAGGAGGGCACAGAAGCCAACTTGACTTGCAACGTGAGCCGGGAAGCTGCTGGCAGCCCTGCTAACTTCTCCTGGTTCCGAAATGGGGCGCTgtgggcccagggtcccctggAGACCGTGACACTGCTGCCCGTGGCCAGAACTGATGCTGCCCTTTACGCCTGCCGCATCCTGACTGAGGCTGGTGCCCAGCTCTCCACTCCCGTGCTCCTGAGTGTACTCT ATCCCCCGGACCCTCCAAAGCTGTCAGCCCTCCTAGACATGGGCCAGGGCCACATGGCTCTGTTCATCTGCACTGTGGACAGCCGCCCCCTGGCCTTGCTGGCCCTGTTCCATGGGGAGCACCTCCTGGCCACCAGCCTGGGTCCCCAGGTCCCATCCCACGGTCGGTTCCAGGCTAAGGCTGAGGCCAACTCCCTGAAGTTAGAGGTCCGAGAACTGGGCCTTGGGGACTCTGGCAGCTACCGCTGTGAGGCCACAAATGTTCTTGGATCATCCAACACCTCACTCTTCTTCCAGGTCCGAG GAGCCTGGGTCCAGGTGTCACCATCACCTGAGCTCCAAGAGGGCCAGGCTGTGGTCCTGAGCTGCCAGGTACCCACAGGAGTCCCAGAGGGGACCTCATATCGTTGGTATCGGGATGGCCAGCCCCTCCAGGAGTCGACCTCGGCCACGCTCCGCTTTGCAGCCATAACTTTGACACAAGCTGGGGCCTATCATTGCCAAGCCCAGGCCCCAGGCTCAGCCACCACGAGCCTAGCTGCACCCATCAGCCTCCACGTGTCCT ATGCCCCACGCCACGTCACACTCACTACCCTGATGGACACAGGCCCTGGGCGACTGGGCCTCCTCCTGTGCCGTGTGGACAGTGACCCTCCGGCCCAGCTGCGGCTGCTCCACGGGGACCGCCTTGTGGCCTCCACCCTACGAGGTGTGGGGGGACCCGAAGGCAGCTCTCCCAGGCTGCAGGTGGCTGTGGCCCCCAACACACTGCGTCTGGAGATCCACGGGGCAATGCTGGAGGATGAGGGTGTCTATATCTGTGAGGCCTCCAACACCCTGGGCCAGGCCTCGGCCTCAGCTGACTTCGACGCTCAag ctgTGAATGTGCAGGTGTGGCCCGGGGCTACCGTGCAGGAGGGGCAGCTGGTGAACCTGACCTGCCTTGTGTGGACCACTCACCCGGCCCAGCTCACCTACACATGGTACCAGGATGGGCAGCAGCGCCTGGATGCCCACTCCATCCCCCTGCCCAACGTCACAGTCAGGGATGCCACCTCCTACCGCTGTGGTGTGGGCCCCCCTGGTCAGGCACCCCGCCTATCCAGACCTATCACCTTGGACGTCCTCT ACGCGCCCCGCAACCTGCGCCTGACCTACCTCCTGGAGAGCCATGGTGGGCAGCTGGCCCTGCTACTGTGCACTGTGGACAGCCGCCCACCTGCCCAGCTGGCCCTCAGCCACGCCGGTCGCCTCTTGGCCTCCTCGACAGCAGCCTCTGTCCCCAACACCCTGCGCCTGGAGCTGCGGGAGCCACAGCCCAGTGACGAGGGTTTCTACAGCTGCTCTGCCCGCAGCCCTCTGGGCCAGGCCAACACGTCCCTGGAGCTGCGGCTGGAGG GTGTGCGGGTGATCCTGGCTCCAGAGGCTACCGTGCCTGAAGGTGCCCCCATCACAGTGACCTGTGAGGACCCTGCTGCCCGCGCACCCACCCTCTATACCTGGTACCACAATGGTCGTTGGCTGCAGGAGGGTCCAGCTGCCTCACTCTCATTCCTGGTGGCCACGCGGGCTCATGCAGGCGCCTACTCTTGCCAGGCCCAGGATGCCCAGGGCACCCGCAGCTCCCGTCCTGCTGCCCTGCAAGTCCTCT ATGCCCCTCAGGACGCTGTCCTGTCCTCCTTCCGGGACTCCAGGGCCAGATCCATGGCTGTGATACAGTGCACTGTGGACAGTGAGCCACCTGCTGAGCTGGCCCTATCTCATGATGGCAAGGTGCTGGCCACGAGCAGTGGGGTCCACAGCTTGGCATCAGGGACAGGCCATGTCCAGGTGGCCCGAAACGCCCTACGGCTGCAGGTGCAAGATGTGCCTGCAGGTGATGACACCTATGTTTGCACAGCCCAAAACTTGCTGGGCTCAATCAGCACCATCGGGCGGTTGCAGGTAGAAG GTGCACGCGTGGTGGCAGAGCCTGGCCTGGACGTGCCTGAGGGCGCTGCCCTGAACCTCAGCTGCCGCCTCCTGGGTGGCCCTGGGCCTGTGGGCAACTCCACCTTTGCATGGTTCTGGAATGACCGGCGGCTGCACGCGGAGCCTCTGCCCACTCTCGCCTTCACCCACGTGGCTCGTGCTCAAGCTGGGATGTACCACTGCCTGGCTGAGCTCcccactggggctgctgcctctgCTCCAGTCATGCTCCGTGTGCTCT aCCCTCCCAAGACGCCCACCATGATGGTCTTCGTGGAGCCTGAGGGTGGCCTCCGGGGCATCCTGGATTGCCGAGTGGACAGCGAGCCGCTCGCCAGCCTGACTCTCCACCTTGGCAGTCGACTGGTGGCCTCCAGTCAGCCCCAGGGTGCTCCTGCAGAGCCACACATCCATGTCCTGGCTTCCCCCAATGCCCTGAGGGTGGACATCGAGGCGCTGAGGCCCAGCGACCAAGGGGAATACGTGTGTTCTGCCTCAAATGTCCTGGGCTCTGCCTCTACCTCCACCTACTTTGGGGTcagag CCCTGCACCGCCTGCATCAGTTCCAGCAGCTGCTCTGGGTCCTGGGACTGCTGGTGGGCCTCCTGCTCCTGCTGTTGGGCCTGGGGGCCTGCTACACCTGGAG AAGGAGGCGTGTTTGTAAGCAGAGCATGGGCGAGAATTCGGTGGAGATGGCTTTTCAGAAAGAGACCACGCAG CTCATTGATCCTGATGCAGCCACATGTGAGACCTCAACCTGTGCCCCACCCTTGGGCTGA